The following proteins are co-located in the Meriones unguiculatus strain TT.TT164.6M chromosome 4, Bangor_MerUng_6.1, whole genome shotgun sequence genome:
- the Nupr2 gene encoding nuclear protein 2 produces the protein MDPPAAPVSRRRARARQPPPPPREALPTAGLEEELYDCVDYNYLRDFPASGAGRSKGRTRREQQLRTNYTVPGGHERKVAQILMNGQRKRRQRQLQPRPRSRLA, from the coding sequence ATGGACCCGCCTGCCGCTCCTGTCTCCCGCCGGCGGGCTCGAGCCCGCcagccaccgccgccgccgcgggaGGCGCTGCCCACTGCAGGCTTGGAAGAGGAGCTGTACGACTGCGTGGACTACAACTACCTGCGTGACTTCCCGGCCTCCGGGGCTGGCCGCAGCAAGGGCCGGACGCGGCGCGAGCAGCAGCTACGCACCAACTACACGGTGCCCGGCGGCCACGAGCGCAAGGTGGCGCAGATACTGATGAATGGGCAGCGGAAGCGGCGCCAGCGCCAGCTGCAACCGCGCCCGCGCTCGCGCCTCGCCTGA